The proteins below come from a single Benincasa hispida cultivar B227 chromosome 4, ASM972705v1, whole genome shotgun sequence genomic window:
- the LOC120075148 gene encoding UPF0496 protein At3g49070-like → MWTKFRHSEIRNSTKLSQSIIACFAHLCNFSQTQPVFISIFADEEQEIGKKPQKSFNVNEEYLCTLRTKSFSEFFTKAEFIVDESPPSITSSSAAADRCRKLSETILLQPVRLEAVPSILESSFLLMLPELKGLFIDYLNVSAKASNLCTRLLTNVKSTRSKSRCIQQSLDSIEKCFSSETIESIASDLLSLRAPFSDLDKRDFTLIHADYTAISRRLNCTRKKVERKIRTIKIIDGITCGLNSITTRTLTDSVMAKDPGPVIFGYRLKSLGRKLVRHEMLRNGGLEKVGEKVEAAAKGSYIMKRELDTTSRLVVRLGDAVDHGKAMLRLFGGRKEDKFAVSVAMDEVKKNNVSMRKQVEDVEEHLYLCIVTINRSRASVIKQL, encoded by the coding sequence ATGTGGACAAAATTTAGGCATTCAGAAATCAGAAACAGTACCAAACTTTCTCAATCGATCATAGCTTGTTTTGCacatttgtgtaatttttctcAAACTCAACccgtttttatttcaatttttgcaGATGAAGAACAAGAAATTGGAAAGAAACCTCAAAAAAGCTTCAATGTTAATGAGGAATACCTTTGTACATTGAGGACCAAATCCTTCAGTGAATTTTTCACAAAAGCTGAATTCATTGTCGATGAATCGCCGCCGTCTATAACCTCCTCCTCCGCCGCCGCGGATCGCTGCCGGAAATTATCGGAAACAATCTTGCTGCAGCCTGTTCGGTTGGAAGCCGTTCCTTCCATTCTCGAATCGTCATTTCTTTTGATGTTACCAGAGCTTAAAGGCCTGTTCATCGATTACTTGAATGTTAGTGCCAAAGCTTCAAATCTCTGCACTCGTCTCCTCACGAACGTCAAATCAACTCGATCTAAATCCCGCTGCATTCAACAATCGCTCGATTCGATCGAGAAATGCTTTTCGTCGGAGACGATTGAATCAATCGCCTCAGATCTTCTCTCATTGAGAGCGCCATTTTCCGATCTGGACAAACGCGATTTCACGCTAATCCACGCCGATTACACGGCGATTTCTCGTCGTCTAAACTGCACGAGGAAGAAAGTAGAGAGAAAAATCAGAACGATCAAAATCATCGATGGAATTACCTGCGGATTGAACAGTATTACAACTCGCACTCTGACTGACTCAGTAATGGCGAAAGATCCAGGTCCAGTAATTTTCGGTTACCGACTGAAATCCTTGGGCAGAAAGCTTGTCCGGCATGAGATGCTTAGAAATGGCGGTCTTGAAAAAGTAGGAGAAAAAGTGGAGGCGGCGGCGAAGGGAAGTTATATAATGAAGAGAGAGTTGGATACGACAAGCCGACTGGTGGTCCGGCTCGGCGACGCCGTGGATCATGGGAAGGCGATGTTGCGGTTGTTTGGGGGAAGGAAGGAGGATAAATTTGCAGTGTCGGTGGCCATGGATGAGGTGAAGAAGAACAATGTTAGCATGAGAAAGCAAGTTGAAGATGTCGAAGAGCACTTGTATTTGTGCATTGTTACCATTAACAGAAGCAGAGCTTCTGTGATTAAACAATTGTAG